From the Deinococcus sp. Leaf326 genome, one window contains:
- a CDS encoding AI-2E family transporter: MPTPSGPNAFAYAWRSPWVRLAVFLLVFYMVYRFIGNITSTLVDFAVAFLIAYLANPLLNWLQRGRVKRGLGVTFVLLIFAGLLTLAGGLVVTVAGQFIQLFQQLPAQINNLSELLDRMTGWLSARGVPGLDNAQTRLTDAAQEWVQNIGQNIVPILQNALNSTGTLFNSLVSIGGIIGQILLILLLSIYIMLDYGRINTSLLRAFPRPWQPRVLEFSGLVGTAVGGYVRGQLIIAAFIGIFVWLGLTLLGIPSAAAIGFLAGVFNIVPYLGPIIGATPALLLALPDGWVKMLLVVVVFVAANQIEGNFLSPYILSRTTDLHPVTVLLAILIGAGLLGFAGALLAVPAVALIKLTLEKYYYPSRVYSEGP; the protein is encoded by the coding sequence ATGCCCACTCCCTCCGGACCAAACGCTTTCGCGTATGCGTGGCGCAGCCCCTGGGTCCGCCTGGCGGTCTTCCTCCTCGTCTTCTACATGGTGTACCGCTTCATCGGCAACATCACGAGCACGCTGGTGGATTTCGCGGTCGCCTTCCTCATCGCCTACCTCGCCAACCCTCTCCTCAACTGGCTTCAGCGCGGCCGGGTCAAGCGCGGGCTGGGGGTCACCTTCGTCCTCCTGATCTTCGCGGGTCTGCTCACTCTGGCCGGTGGACTGGTCGTCACGGTGGCTGGGCAGTTCATTCAGCTCTTTCAGCAGCTTCCGGCGCAGATCAACAACCTCAGCGAGCTCCTTGACCGCATGACCGGCTGGCTTTCGGCGCGGGGCGTGCCTGGCCTGGACAATGCCCAGACCCGCCTCACCGACGCCGCCCAGGAGTGGGTGCAGAACATCGGCCAGAACATCGTTCCGATCCTGCAGAATGCCCTGAACTCTACCGGAACGCTGTTCAACAGCCTCGTGTCCATCGGCGGCATCATCGGTCAGATTCTGCTCATCCTGCTGCTCAGCATCTACATCATGCTCGACTACGGCCGGATCAACACTTCGCTGCTGCGCGCTTTCCCCCGGCCCTGGCAGCCGCGGGTGCTGGAGTTCTCCGGCCTAGTCGGTACGGCGGTGGGCGGCTACGTGCGGGGACAGCTCATCATCGCGGCATTCATCGGCATCTTCGTCTGGCTGGGCCTGACCTTGCTGGGGATTCCCAGCGCGGCGGCCATCGGCTTTCTGGCCGGGGTGTTCAATATCGTTCCCTATCTGGGACCGATCATCGGCGCCACGCCTGCGCTGCTGCTGGCGCTCCCCGACGGCTGGGTCAAGATGCTGCTCGTCGTGGTGGTCTTCGTGGCTGCCAACCAGATCGAGGGCAATTTTCTCAGTCCGTACATCCTCAGCCGCACCACCGATCTCCATCCGGTCACTGTGCTGCTGGCCATCCTGATCGGTGCGGGTCTTCTGGGTTTCGCCGGCGCCCTGCTCGCCGTTCCAGCGGTGGCACTCATCAAGCTGACGTTGGAAAAGTACTACTACCCCAGCCGGGTCTACAGCGAGGGCCCCTAG
- a CDS encoding ABC transporter permease, translated as MDGVLAQILTVTFFVTFVRSLVPLLLTGLGGLFSERSGVVNVALEGLIIFGALTGAVVTLSTQGSLGALSPWVGWVAGAAVGGLIAWIHAVLSIKYRADQVISGTAINLLATGVPSVVLSALYGNSTDSPKVDYPLPLWGIGDLKFSPPVYFSLLAVALAWYVLYRTPYGLRLRATGEQPGAAASMGVSVQRMRYTAVILSGVLAGSAGVFLSIGNLSGYTRNMSAGLGFIALAALIFGQWKPLGVLGATVLFGFLQALSLTLDGSNILPSSLVTALPYVITILVLIFTGRSAAPKALGKPYDG; from the coding sequence ATGGACGGCGTCCTCGCCCAGATCCTGACCGTCACGTTCTTCGTGACCTTCGTCCGTAGCCTCGTGCCCCTGCTCCTGACCGGCCTGGGGGGTCTGTTCAGCGAGCGTAGCGGCGTGGTCAACGTGGCGCTCGAAGGCCTGATCATCTTCGGCGCCCTCACCGGCGCGGTCGTGACCCTCTCGACCCAGGGCAGCCTGGGCGCGCTCTCGCCCTGGGTGGGCTGGGTGGCAGGCGCAGCGGTCGGCGGCCTCATCGCCTGGATTCACGCGGTCCTGAGCATCAAGTACCGTGCCGATCAGGTCATCTCCGGCACGGCCATCAACCTGCTGGCGACCGGCGTGCCCTCGGTGGTGCTCTCGGCCCTGTATGGCAACAGCACCGACAGCCCCAAGGTGGATTACCCCCTGCCGCTGTGGGGCATCGGCGACCTGAAGTTCTCGCCGCCTGTGTACTTCTCGCTGCTGGCTGTGGCCCTGGCGTGGTACGTGCTGTACCGCACGCCCTACGGCCTGCGCCTGCGCGCGACCGGCGAGCAGCCCGGCGCGGCCGCCAGCATGGGCGTCAGCGTGCAGCGGATGCGCTACACCGCCGTCATCCTTTCAGGGGTCCTCGCGGGGTCGGCCGGCGTGTTCCTCAGCATTGGCAACCTCAGCGGCTATACCCGCAACATGAGCGCCGGCCTGGGCTTCATCGCGCTCGCTGCCCTCATCTTCGGGCAGTGGAAGCCGCTGGGGGTGCTGGGGGCCACGGTACTCTTCGGCTTCCTTCAGGCGCTGAGCCTCACGCTCGACGGCAGCAACATCTTGCCGTCGAGCCTCGTGACGGCGCTGCCCTACGTCATCACCATCCTCGTTCTCATCTTCACGGGCCGCAGCGCCGCGCCCAAGGCCCTAGGCAAACCCTATGACGGGTAG